TTGACCATGCGCACGTGCTTCTGCGGCCCCTCCTCAATCAGGGACATGCGCCGCAATCGCTCGTGGTCGCGCGGCCACATGGAGGCCACCTGCGCCAGGAAGCGGCGGTTGATCTCGTAAATGATCTGTAGATGTCGCGGCAGGACGGCCTCGAGCAGCGAGACCGGCCATTTCTCCAACGCTTCCGGCATCAGGGTATGGTTGGTATAGGATAACGTCGCCTGCGTCATCTCCCAGGCGGTCTCCCAGGGCAGGGCATGTTCGTCGACCAGCATCCGCATTAATTCCGCAACGGCCAGGGCCGGATGGGTGTCGTTGAGCTGAATGGCAACCTTGGAGGCGAACCGGTCAAACGTGTCATGACTCTTATTATACCGGCGGACAATATCCCGGAGGGCGCATGCCACGAGGAGGTATTCCTGAAGCAGCCGCAGTTCCCGACCCGCTTCGATCGAGTCGGCAGGGTAGAGGACCTTCGAGATGGTCTCCGAGGCGATCTGCTGCTCAACCGCCTTCAAATAGTCCCCCTCATTGAAGATCTGCATATCGAACTCCTCGGATGATCGCGCCGAGTACAAACGCAGCACATTAACCGTGGTCCCGCCGTGTCCGACAATCGGCATATCGTGCGGGACGCCGATAATAATCTTCCAGTCCATCCACATTGGGTTGTACGCGCCGGTGCGATCAATGCCATGTTCGACGCGACCGTATACGGGTACGATACAGGCCTCATCGGGGCGCTCGATCTGCCAGGGGTTGCCGCGGGCCATCCAGTTGTCCGGTTTTTCTCTCTGATACCCACTGTCAATAGCCTGCTTGAACAGGCCATACTCATAGTTAATGCCGTATCCGTATCCCGGCATACCCATCGTGGCGAGCGAGTCCAGAAAACAGGCCGCCAGGCGGCCGAGGCCGCCATTGCCCAGCGCGGCTTCAGATTCGCCTTCCAGCACCTCATCGAGATTGACGCCCATCGTACGGAGCGCCTCCCGGCAGGGATCGAGCATTTCCAGATTACTCAGGTTATTCCTCAAGGACTGCCCGAGGAGAAACTCCATGGAGAGATAATGCAGACGCTTAGGATCGACCTGTTGATATCGGTCCTCGGTGTCCAGCATCCGGTCGACGAGGGCGTCTCGCACCGCGAACGCCACGGCCATAAACCGCTCGCGGTCGGAACAGCGCTCCCATTTGTTTCCCAATGAATACCGGGCATGATGGCGGATTGCGTCCTGGAAGGCGGATACCGTGAGGGCCACATGACGACGCGTTCCGGAGTCCGGTCCTGGATCCTGATCAAGTCTCCTGATCGACATCGGTCACTCCCTCAGTGGCGCTTCTCTGGATTGACGTGATGTAAGAAACTTCGTCAGGGTCAGAATATTTGTCCCATGGGATGTCGTATACGTGACCTCGTCCATGGTTGTCCTGATAATTGCAAGTCCCAGCCCTCTTTCGGGAATTCGCTCCAGGCATCCGGGATCAAAGTCGAGCGGCGAAGCGGCCTGGGGCGCGAGGCACTTCGGGTCCATGGTCCTTCCCGCGTCACAGATTTGAAGGAGCAGGTGATCGGGATACTGTCCGAAGATCACCTCCACCTCATGCTCTGCCTCATTGCCGTAGGCGTGCATGATGGCATTGGTGACGGCCTCGACCACACACAGCCCGATCTGGTGTGATTCGATATCAGAAAGCGGGATAAGGGTGCAGAGTCGCTCTACCGCCTGACCGATAAGCGGCACATTCTGCAGGTCGCTGGTGATGGTCAATGTGATCCGTCTGCCGCTCAACTCGCCTTATCCTTTTTCGCCGCCCAGGGCTGACACGGCCTGCTGCTCACTGTCAAAGATCTGAAAGACGCGATCCATTCTCGTCAGCCGGAATAAGGTCATGGTGGTCTCCTGCAACCCGCACACGACAAGATCCCCCCGTCCTCCCATTCGCTTCAGGCTTGAGACAATCGCTCCCAGGCCACTGCTGTCAATAAACTCTACCTTGGAGAGATCCAGTACGATCTTCGTATTCCCGGAAGCGATCAGTTCGGCCATCCGCTCCTTAAAATCAGTCGCGATCCTGGCATCCAGCCGCTCCTCTTGCGGTGCAACCACCCATGCGTCACCTGCTCTCCGCTGCTCGATCTGCATCGCATGTGCTCCTTTGCCTATTCCTGCCGTCGGACCTTCACCGTGACAGTCGCCAGGTACGCTGCTAGCCGCTCGCACAGCGTCGTGATGGTCATTCGATCGCCCCGCGCACTCGCTTCCTCGATCTCCCGTCCTATCTCGCTGATCTCTGGGAACCCATAGCCGCCTCCGGTCCCTTTCATCGTGTGGCCGAGCCGCGTGAGGTCCTCATACTTGCCTTCCTGGACCATCCGTTTGATCTGTTCAACATCCCGGCGTCGATTTTCTAAAAACTCCGGGATCAGGTCTGCCAGTTCCTCATCAACATAGACAACAGTCGTCTGCTCCCCCATCCTCACCTCCCTCAGAAAATCCCACTTATCAAATCCCCCCGTGGCCCCCCTTTGCTCAAGAGGGGGGTGGGGGGGGTTCGTCACCAGCCAGATAGCGGGCTACCGTAGCAAGCATGAGTTCCTTCTTTAGCGGTTTCGCGAGGTAATCGTCCATTCCCTGCTGGAGACACTGCTCCCGATATCCTGCAATCGCATGCGCCGTCATCGCGATGATGGGCGCCCGTCCAACGCCATGCTCGCGTTCCCATGCCCTGATGGCGCGAGTCGCCTCAAACCCATCCATTTCCGGCATCTGCACGTCCATCAGGATGAGATCATAGCGGGCCTGCCGCACCGCGTTCACTGCTGCTGCCCCATTCTCCGCAATCACGACCCAGTACCCGGCTTTCTCCAGAATCCTTTTCGCCAGGTTCTGATTGTCCACGTTATCCTCGGCCAGCAGGATGTGTCGCTGAATGGTGGGACGCATGGCCTCCGGGATCGCCGGCTCAGCGGGCGCCACCGCTTCCTCCGTCCTTCGAAGTAACCCCATCAACACATCGAGGAGCTTCGACTGCTTGACCGGCTTGGTCAGGACCACTGTGATTCCCAGTTCCTCTCTCGTGGCGGCAGGCAGCCCCTCCCAGGACGAGAGCATCACCAACTTGATTCCCTGAAGGCTTGAGTCCTGCTGGATTGCCCGCGCCACGGCCACCCCATCCATGTCCGGCATCTGATAATCCATGATGACGATCTGAAAACGGGCCTGCGGGGCGCGTAGCAGCGCCAAGGCCTCATCCCCACCAGCCGCTTCCGCTACAGAGGTGCCCCATGCTTGCAGCGTCCTGCGCAGGATCAGGCGATTGGTCGGATTGTCGTCCACCACCAACACCGCGACGTCGTGTAGATCGGGATAGGCCTGACCTTCCACTCGCGCCGGCTCAGCCTCAGGCTCTGCCACAGACGCCGCAAGATCGACATAGAAGGTGGACCCCTTGCCGACTTCGCTCTCCACCCATATCCGTCCGCCCATCAGCTCCACGAGGGCCTTAGAGATACTCAAGCCGAGTCCGCTCCCCCCAAATCGTCGCGTCGTGGTGGCATCCGCTTGAGCGAATGGATCAAAGATCCTGGCTTGCTGATGTCTGGGAATGCCGATCCCGGTATCGGCCACCAAAACATGAAGCCCAATTTGCCCAGGCGATTCGATCTTCGTCTGTTCAACCTGAAGAGCCACTTCGCCGCGTTCCGTGAACTTGATGGCATTACCCACCAGGTTCACCAACACCTGTCTCAGGCGCGTGGGGTCGCCACAAACCCGCGAGGGCAGCGCGGGATCTACATAGCACGTCAGCTCCAGCCCTTTTTTCTGGGCCCGGATGCTCAAGGCCTCGGCCACACCTTCCACGACTTCCCGCAGGAGAAAACCCACCTCCTCAACGACCATCTGGCCCGCCTCAATCTTGGAGAGATCAAGGATATCATTAATGACCGTCAGCAGCGCCTCGGAAGAGGACTGTACGACCTGCAAGAACTCTCGCTGCTCTGTCGTGAGCGCGGTGTCGAGGGTGAGATCCGTCATGCCCATGATGGCGTTGAGCGGGGTCCGGATCTCGTGGCTCATCTTGGCCAAAAAATCACTCTTGGCGCGGTTGGCCGTTTCGGCGGCGGACTTCGCCTGCTGCAGCTCCGCCTCTGCCCGCTTGCGTTCTTCGACCTCCCGTCTCAGCTCTTCGGCTTGACGTTGCACCGAGTTGTACAGCCGGCTGTGCTCAACGACAATGCCTACCTGGTCGGCCAAGGGGAGCAGGCGCTCAATGTCTCGCGCGGAGTACGTCCCGGCCGTCAGGCTGTCGAGGATGAAGACCCCGAGCACCTCTCCTCCAACCAGGAGGGGAAGCTCAAGACAGGACCCGACCCCCTCCTGCGCCAGATAGATCTCATCGCGAAACTTGGCGTCCTTGGCCAGATCGCGCACAAGCCTGGGCTCTCCGTGGGTGAGCATCCATTCGATCGCCGTATCGTTCATCTTGGGCCAGCTCTGTCCCTGGTAGGCGGCGAGTGGGAGATGAGCCACGGAGTAGGCCATCTTGAGCTGATCTCCTTCCGGGAGAATCACCCCCAGGCGGTCATACCGGACGTAGGACTCCACCGCCCTGGCAAACGTCCCGAAGACCTCATCGAGTTCGAGCGATCGGTTCAGCAGCCGGCTCAGCGTAAAGAGCGCCTCCCACCGCGCGGCGAGGTCCTTTGTGGTCGTATACAGTTGAGCCAGTTCGGCACTGGCGGCTGCCAGGTCCGCGTCTGCGCGCTTGCGGGCGGTCACG
This is a stretch of genomic DNA from Candidatus Methylomirabilis tolerans. It encodes these proteins:
- a CDS encoding glycogen/starch/alpha-glucan phosphorylase, whose product is MSIRRLDQDPGPDSGTRRHVALTVSAFQDAIRHHARYSLGNKWERCSDRERFMAVAFAVRDALVDRMLDTEDRYQQVDPKRLHYLSMEFLLGQSLRNNLSNLEMLDPCREALRTMGVNLDEVLEGESEAALGNGGLGRLAACFLDSLATMGMPGYGYGINYEYGLFKQAIDSGYQREKPDNWMARGNPWQIERPDEACIVPVYGRVEHGIDRTGAYNPMWMDWKIIIGVPHDMPIVGHGGTTVNVLRLYSARSSEEFDMQIFNEGDYLKAVEQQIASETISKVLYPADSIEAGRELRLLQEYLLVACALRDIVRRYNKSHDTFDRFASKVAIQLNDTHPALAVAELMRMLVDEHALPWETAWEMTQATLSYTNHTLMPEALEKWPVSLLEAVLPRHLQIIYEINRRFLAQVASMWPRDHERLRRMSLIEEGPQKHVRMVNLALVGSHAVNGVSTLHTQLVRTHLAPDFSQLWPDKFSTKTNGVTPRRWLLQANPLLSDLISNTIGNEWITDLEKLRALEPYTQDVGFRQAFIAMRRVNKVRLARLIYDAGRVVVSPDALFDVHVKRIHEYKRQLLNIMQIVHQYLCVIQDGQEPPVPRVHIFAGKAAPGYWIAKQIIKLITSVGQVINNDPRVKGLITVVFLPDYRVSLAEQIVPAADVNQQISMAGTEASGTGSMKFAMNGAVIVGTYDGANIEIMQEVGEENIFLFGLQVDAIRQMRERGSYHPRDYYHRNPHIRRLMDAFGSNLFCPNQPGLFRWI
- a CDS encoding ATP-binding protein produces the protein MSGRRITLTITSDLQNVPLIGQAVERLCTLIPLSDIESHQIGLCVVEAVTNAIMHAYGNEAEHEVEVIFGQYPDHLLLQICDAGRTMDPKCLAPQAASPLDFDPGCLERIPERGLGLAIIRTTMDEVTYTTSHGTNILTLTKFLTSRQSREAPLRE
- a CDS encoding STAS domain-containing protein, whose amino-acid sequence is MQIEQRRAGDAWVVAPQEERLDARIATDFKERMAELIASGNTKIVLDLSKVEFIDSSGLGAIVSSLKRMGGRGDLVVCGLQETTMTLFRLTRMDRVFQIFDSEQQAVSALGGEKG
- a CDS encoding Hpt domain-containing protein is translated as MGEQTTVVYVDEELADLIPEFLENRRRDVEQIKRMVQEGKYEDLTRLGHTMKGTGGGYGFPEISEIGREIEEASARGDRMTITTLCERLAAYLATVTVKVRRQE
- a CDS encoding response regulator; the protein is MQLSSPPSSFLSLKTKIVVPLLVISVVLVALSVWFTQRLFAQRLEEQARFRVQHLANAVKAAAKATSESAELIRIVHALGEEPDVTFIVVASGETLRVLAATKQAWIGRSIADLPEKDMTQHLTNTMATQQPYPHFHTETGEFEFILPFDLNGAGAGPRDRADRAVIVRLDARPIERQVSRTMWQVRAILCSVILLTSLVAWALLQRLILRPVSAIRAAMDARTAGEATAYAPVLAADELGRLAGSLNEMLNALAESEAKFRGLVNAAPDAILLVNKAGRIVLANEEAERLFGYAQQELLGAPVEMLVPERLRSQHVEQRATYLTNPVTRPMGVGLELYGVRKDGREFPVDIKLSHYPTKDGGIVMSAIRDITARKQAEAQLHLQHTALEAAANGIMITDREGTITWVNSAVTQLTGYTAQELLGRNSRLLKSGQHDNAFYQHIWATILAGQVWHGEMINRRKDGDLYTEEQTIAPVRDSRDQITHFIAVKQDVTARKRADADLAAASAELAQLYTTTKDLAARWEALFTLSRLLNRSLELDEVFGTFARAVESYVRYDRLGVILPEGDQLKMAYSVAHLPLAAYQGQSWPKMNDTAIEWMLTHGEPRLVRDLAKDAKFRDEIYLAQEGVGSCLELPLLVGGEVLGVFILDSLTAGTYSARDIERLLPLADQVGIVVEHSRLYNSVQRQAEELRREVEERKRAEAELQQAKSAAETANRAKSDFLAKMSHEIRTPLNAIMGMTDLTLDTALTTEQREFLQVVQSSSEALLTVINDILDLSKIEAGQMVVEEVGFLLREVVEGVAEALSIRAQKKGLELTCYVDPALPSRVCGDPTRLRQVLVNLVGNAIKFTERGEVALQVEQTKIESPGQIGLHVLVADTGIGIPRHQQARIFDPFAQADATTTRRFGGSGLGLSISKALVELMGGRIWVESEVGKGSTFYVDLAASVAEPEAEPARVEGQAYPDLHDVAVLVVDDNPTNRLILRRTLQAWGTSVAEAAGGDEALALLRAPQARFQIVIMDYQMPDMDGVAVARAIQQDSSLQGIKLVMLSSWEGLPAATREELGITVVLTKPVKQSKLLDVLMGLLRRTEEAVAPAEPAIPEAMRPTIQRHILLAEDNVDNQNLAKRILEKAGYWVVIAENGAAAVNAVRQARYDLILMDVQMPEMDGFEATRAIRAWEREHGVGRAPIIAMTAHAIAGYREQCLQQGMDDYLAKPLKKELMLATVARYLAGDEPPPPPS